Proteins found in one Haloferax litoreum genomic segment:
- a CDS encoding phosphotransferase family protein has translation MDDVVAVLAHEFPDRTVASMTPVRRGNHKETTIVDFVDGGAVVVQLSTDEEAIHLETAVARAVGNRTSIPVPRVLTTGTIADRGYAVVERASGDELHEQFVRLDERTQQNVARTFGRGLGEIHDSFTLDGYGAVTADTGGESGVEFRAVEATDWETWFSSYVHGGIEALPPAFDSIRDALLEATESASVPENPPSRLYPWDLRPGNALVGSNGVSAVLDWGNPLAAEPALAVAKVEHLVTDWYVSDGTSLRRAFRAGYESVRPYPTVEPIYRITAVLRSAVDSAGEVTRPGYPEQTGSRAVSFHRRRLEDLL, from the coding sequence ATGGACGACGTCGTGGCCGTGTTGGCACACGAGTTCCCGGACCGCACCGTCGCGTCGATGACGCCAGTGCGACGCGGGAACCACAAGGAGACGACGATAGTGGACTTTGTCGACGGCGGTGCAGTCGTCGTCCAACTCTCGACCGACGAGGAGGCGATTCACCTCGAAACCGCAGTCGCCCGAGCAGTCGGAAATCGGACCTCGATTCCGGTCCCGCGAGTTCTCACGACGGGGACGATTGCCGACCGCGGATACGCAGTCGTCGAACGGGCGTCCGGTGACGAACTCCACGAACAGTTCGTTCGCCTCGACGAGAGAACGCAGCAGAACGTCGCTCGAACGTTCGGCCGCGGCCTCGGGGAGATCCACGACTCCTTCACACTCGACGGGTACGGCGCGGTCACTGCGGACACCGGAGGCGAGAGTGGCGTCGAGTTCCGTGCCGTCGAAGCGACCGACTGGGAGACGTGGTTCTCGTCGTACGTTCACGGGGGAATCGAGGCACTGCCTCCCGCCTTCGACTCGATTCGCGACGCACTCTTGGAGGCAACCGAATCTGCCTCTGTGCCCGAGAATCCACCGTCTCGTCTCTACCCGTGGGACCTCAGACCGGGGAACGCCTTGGTCGGGTCGAACGGGGTTTCCGCCGTCCTCGATTGGGGCAATCCCCTCGCTGCCGAACCGGCACTCGCCGTCGCCAAAGTCGAACACCTCGTCACCGACTGGTACGTCTCCGACGGCACGTCGCTTCGACGGGCGTTTCGTGCGGGGTACGAGAGTGTTCGACCGTACCCAACTGTCGAACCAATCTATCGAATCACGGCAGTTCTCAGGTCGGCAGTCGATTCGGCCGGCGAGGTGACACGGCCGGGGTATCCAGAGCAAAC
- a CDS encoding HAD family hydrolase, with protein MASFDAVLFDLDGTLIQNDQSGEDIYAGAFAAADDDRFGDPSDLWSALDGPPDPDDPESYLTTGFERVATKYGRTVDEEALARGFIETVDHTAVSFLPGASVALDVARTHAHVGLVTNGPERRQSVKLDALDLSDAFDVVVYAGDMPRRKPYPDPFDRALSELGVGADASLHVGNSLEYDVGGAQDAGLDAAWCPDDPDSDFDTGTYSPEYVLSSLHEFTDILD; from the coding sequence GTGGCATCATTCGACGCGGTCCTGTTCGACCTCGACGGGACACTCATCCAGAACGACCAGTCCGGCGAGGACATCTACGCCGGCGCGTTCGCCGCCGCCGATGACGACCGCTTCGGAGACCCATCCGACCTCTGGTCGGCGCTCGACGGCCCGCCGGACCCCGACGACCCCGAGTCGTATCTGACGACCGGATTCGAACGAGTCGCCACGAAGTACGGTCGCACTGTCGACGAGGAGGCACTGGCCCGTGGGTTCATCGAGACGGTCGACCACACGGCCGTCTCGTTCCTCCCCGGTGCCAGTGTCGCCCTCGACGTCGCTCGGACGCACGCGCACGTCGGACTCGTGACGAACGGTCCCGAACGCCGACAATCGGTCAAGCTCGATGCGTTAGACCTCAGTGACGCGTTCGACGTAGTCGTCTACGCGGGTGACATGCCGCGTCGGAAACCGTACCCCGACCCCTTCGACCGAGCGTTGAGCGAACTTGGCGTGGGCGCGGACGCGAGTCTCCACGTCGGGAATTCGCTCGAATACGACGTCGGTGGCGCACAGGATGCCGGACTCGACGCAGCGTGGTGTCCGGACGACCCAGACAGTGACTTCGACACGGGAACGTACTCGCCGGAGTACGTCCTCTCGTCACTGCACGAATTCACGGATATTCTCGACTGA
- a CDS encoding acyl-CoA dehydrogenase family protein, with protein sequence MDFKLTDEQRAIRDEVRRFAENEIAPVASEYDVEEKYPYDIVKKAAEMGLTGAHFPVEYGGVGYSSLENAIVTEELFAVDPGIGLCITSAGFGAEAIINFGTEEQKERFLPPIVEGESVMGAAISEPQAGSDVTSVKTRAEKDGDEWVLNGNKMWITNGSVGDYFVVMCETDPDVDDRYSGFSQIIVESDRDGFSADKITGKMGIRASDTAELILDDVRVPEENLVGTRGMGFLQLMQFFDETRTAVAAQGVGIAKGACEQALEYAKEREQFGRSISDFQAIQHKLAEMHTATEAARQLTYKSAWSVDNDEGQLTALASMAKEFASNVATDVTDEAVQIHGGAGFVNDHDVERLYRDAKITQIYEGTTEIQKTIIARELLGKGF encoded by the coding sequence ATGGACTTCAAACTCACAGACGAGCAACGAGCCATTCGAGACGAGGTTCGTCGGTTCGCCGAGAACGAGATTGCACCGGTCGCCAGCGAGTACGACGTCGAAGAGAAGTATCCCTACGACATCGTGAAGAAGGCGGCCGAGATGGGCCTGACTGGAGCGCACTTCCCTGTCGAGTACGGCGGCGTCGGGTACTCCTCGCTGGAGAACGCTATCGTCACCGAGGAACTGTTCGCAGTCGACCCCGGCATCGGCCTCTGTATCACGAGCGCTGGCTTTGGCGCTGAAGCCATCATCAACTTCGGGACCGAAGAGCAGAAAGAGCGCTTCCTGCCGCCAATCGTGGAGGGAGAGTCCGTCATGGGCGCGGCTATCAGCGAACCGCAGGCCGGGTCCGACGTGACCTCCGTGAAGACGCGCGCCGAGAAAGACGGCGACGAGTGGGTCCTCAACGGTAACAAGATGTGGATTACCAACGGCAGCGTCGGCGATTACTTCGTCGTGATGTGTGAGACGGACCCCGACGTGGACGACCGGTACTCCGGGTTCTCCCAGATTATCGTCGAGTCCGACCGCGATGGATTCTCCGCGGACAAGATTACGGGGAAGATGGGCATCCGTGCCAGCGACACCGCCGAACTCATCCTCGACGACGTTCGCGTCCCCGAAGAGAACCTCGTCGGGACGCGTGGGATGGGCTTCCTCCAACTCATGCAGTTCTTCGACGAGACGCGAACCGCCGTCGCCGCGCAGGGCGTCGGTATCGCCAAGGGTGCCTGCGAACAGGCGCTCGAATACGCCAAAGAACGCGAGCAGTTCGGTCGCTCCATCAGCGACTTCCAGGCCATCCAGCACAAACTCGCCGAGATGCACACCGCCACCGAGGCGGCCCGGCAACTGACCTATAAATCCGCGTGGAGCGTCGACAACGACGAGGGTCAGTTGACGGCACTCGCGTCGATGGCGAAGGAGTTCGCCTCGAACGTCGCCACCGACGTCACCGACGAAGCGGTCCAGATTCACGGCGGCGCTGGGTTCGTCAACGACCACGACGTCGAACGTCTCTACCGCGACGCCAAGATTACGCAAATTTACGAGGGGACCACGGAGATTCAAAAGACCATCATCGCCCGCGAACTGCTTGGCAAGGGCTTCTAA
- a CDS encoding helix-turn-helix transcriptional regulator translates to MGRSLARIAVAFVVLFSLVAGPLSTTGVAQAQTQPDVDNTVLRIEVHENASATWELQIRTRLRTSEQKAEYRAFQRRFENDTSAFLGPFATRINGTVDAASRATGREMNATDFSASTSIQTVPRQWGVVSYQFRWRNFTDEDDGRLVVGDVFESGLFIAENDTLEVVAPAEYRVASATPSATSREDGVLTWNGPETFADGEPLVVFEPRPVETTSVETTAAEPNGTNWQTIGGTVGAVFFVVFVAVGYWRRVAGDETEGEHERALRADEQTARGPRDVGKDKSHEAGAGHPDDGSPEHDGEVARDEVEDAGGVSAEDGVDDDVSVDPILTDEDRVQNLLRASDGRIRQKDVVTELDWSKSKVSRVLSRMEDDGTIEKLRLGRENVIELVSASTTDEDTD, encoded by the coding sequence ATGGGTCGGTCCCTCGCGCGCATCGCTGTCGCCTTCGTCGTCCTCTTCAGTCTGGTCGCCGGACCACTCTCGACCACTGGCGTCGCGCAAGCGCAGACACAACCCGACGTGGACAATACGGTTCTTCGAATCGAAGTCCACGAAAACGCCTCTGCGACGTGGGAACTGCAGATTCGGACGCGATTGCGGACGAGCGAACAGAAAGCCGAGTATCGGGCGTTTCAGCGACGTTTTGAAAACGACACGAGCGCGTTTCTCGGCCCGTTCGCCACGCGAATCAACGGGACTGTCGATGCGGCGAGTCGAGCGACCGGACGCGAGATGAACGCGACGGACTTCTCGGCGTCGACGAGCATCCAGACGGTCCCGAGACAGTGGGGAGTGGTCAGCTATCAGTTCCGCTGGCGCAACTTCACCGACGAAGACGACGGCCGACTCGTCGTCGGCGACGTCTTCGAGAGCGGATTGTTCATCGCGGAAAACGACACGCTGGAAGTCGTCGCTCCCGCAGAGTACCGAGTCGCGTCGGCCACTCCGAGCGCAACGAGTCGAGAGGACGGTGTCCTCACGTGGAACGGACCAGAGACGTTCGCCGACGGAGAACCGCTCGTCGTCTTCGAACCCCGACCCGTCGAGACGACCAGTGTAGAAACGACCGCCGCAGAACCGAACGGGACGAACTGGCAGACCATCGGCGGCACGGTCGGTGCCGTGTTCTTCGTCGTCTTCGTCGCCGTGGGATACTGGCGACGAGTCGCTGGCGACGAGACCGAGGGCGAACACGAACGCGCTCTGCGCGCCGACGAGCAGACTGCTCGAGGTCCACGAGACGTGGGGAAGGACAAAAGCCACGAGGCCGGCGCCGGCCACCCGGACGACGGCAGTCCAGAGCACGACGGCGAAGTTGCTCGCGACGAGGTCGAAGACGCCGGCGGCGTCTCGGCTGAAGACGGTGTCGACGACGACGTGTCCGTAGACCCAATTCTGACCGACGAAGACCGCGTCCAGAACCTACTGCGTGCGTCTGACGGCCGGATTCGGCAAAAAGACGTGGTCACCGAACTCGACTGGTCGAAGTCGAAGGTGTCGCGGGTCCTCTCACGGATGGAAGACGACGGCACCATCGAGAAACTCCGATTGGGTCGTGAGAACGTCATCGAACTCGTATCGGCGTCCACCACGGACGAGGACACGGACTAA
- a CDS encoding DUF7096 domain-containing protein — MKRQLLSVLLVGALLVGVVTPTAAAAGVAPDTDTEPAALGSASDGWFATNNTTTTATNDTTTTASNTTTNDTASDSNATSGTVEVTVGQQLTTIVAQTDSEVRTEVEESAFEVRFERGEDDDRAEALEERAEALEERGEEIRESYEEASEAYEAGELTRSEYAQRIATLNARSEDLSTSIARLDSRSKNVSNESLAAAGFNESALASINDSLESVSGVGARALLKQFTGVSEGEVELETEGGLSIKVESEDGEESREVERERDDDANFSVSQSDALDTARDELGTPSVGSWSLVESDKHDDSGYYEFEFELTGTNSTGDAEVRVDGSSGTVYRLESEIESPDEDEEDDDVEDEAEEEDEEDDDEAEEDGDDVEDDEDEEEKENEDAEEDEKDDDEAEEDGDDVEDDEDEEDDEDDEEDGETETEEEEDDEDDDESETETPESE, encoded by the coding sequence ATGAAGAGACAACTCCTCTCGGTACTGCTCGTCGGTGCCCTACTCGTCGGTGTGGTGACGCCGACTGCCGCCGCCGCGGGCGTGGCCCCTGATACGGATACCGAACCCGCCGCACTTGGGTCCGCTTCAGACGGGTGGTTCGCGACGAACAACACGACGACCACTGCGACGAACGATACCACGACCACAGCCTCGAACACGACGACGAACGACACGGCGTCCGATTCGAACGCGACCAGCGGAACGGTCGAGGTCACTGTCGGCCAGCAACTCACGACCATCGTCGCACAGACTGACAGCGAAGTCCGGACGGAAGTCGAAGAGAGCGCGTTCGAGGTGCGCTTCGAACGTGGTGAGGACGACGACCGAGCCGAAGCGCTCGAAGAACGGGCAGAAGCGCTCGAAGAACGCGGCGAGGAGATTCGCGAATCGTACGAAGAAGCCAGTGAGGCGTACGAAGCCGGCGAACTAACTCGTTCAGAGTACGCCCAACGCATCGCGACGCTCAACGCGCGCAGTGAAGACCTCTCGACGAGCATCGCACGCCTCGATTCTCGCTCGAAGAACGTCTCCAACGAGAGCCTCGCGGCCGCCGGATTCAACGAATCTGCCCTCGCCAGCATCAACGACTCCCTCGAATCCGTCTCTGGTGTCGGTGCGAGGGCCCTGCTGAAGCAGTTCACCGGCGTCAGCGAAGGTGAAGTCGAACTCGAAACCGAGGGTGGCCTCTCCATCAAGGTGGAGAGCGAAGACGGCGAAGAATCACGTGAAGTCGAGCGTGAACGCGACGACGACGCGAACTTCTCTGTCAGCCAATCGGACGCCCTCGATACCGCCCGAGACGAACTCGGAACGCCGTCTGTCGGGTCGTGGTCGCTCGTCGAGAGCGACAAACACGACGACTCCGGATACTACGAGTTCGAGTTCGAACTGACCGGGACGAACTCCACCGGTGATGCCGAAGTCCGCGTGGACGGGTCATCTGGTACCGTCTACCGCCTCGAATCCGAGATTGAATCGCCTGACGAGGACGAGGAAGACGACGACGTTGAAGACGAAGCAGAAGAAGAGGACGAGGAAGACGACGACGAAGCAGAAGAAGACGGAGACGACGTCGAGGATGACGAAGACGAGGAAGAGAAAGAGAATGAAGATGCAGAAGAAGACGAGAAAGACGACGACGAAGCAGAAGAAGACGGAGACGATGTCGAGGATGACGAAGACGAGGAAGACGACGAAGACGACGAAGAAGATGGTGAAACGGAGACCGAAGAAGAAGAAGACGACGAGGACGACGACGAGTCCGAGACGGAAACTCCGGAGAGTGAATGA
- a CDS encoding DUF7345 domain-containing protein, translating into MADNGRVRAIGRLLAALVVLSTLSGSGVAAPTTVGSTHASTVDSTASQSSMQTLNDTSAFVVTLAPDGSARVTLRLLYDLTEDAERTGFERLKSNASTFADSYATRLEPLATRASNETGREMTIRDPVAQFDKLNEGTTGLVELSVTWTNVASSTDETLVLAEPFDEGFDPDRAFVVRAPDGYQVASVAPNPDVKSSSVVAWNTSGPLDGLSVSFESTDSTDDQSSDVSTSSTDMPVGPEPVIALLTVAVVLGILGRRRD; encoded by the coding sequence ATGGCCGATAATGGTCGCGTCCGAGCAATCGGCAGATTGCTCGCCGCACTGGTCGTGTTGAGCACCCTGTCCGGGTCGGGGGTTGCGGCACCCACTACGGTCGGAAGCACCCACGCATCCACAGTCGATTCGACCGCCTCGCAATCGTCGATGCAGACGCTCAACGACACGTCGGCGTTCGTGGTGACACTCGCACCCGACGGGTCGGCCCGCGTCACGCTTCGCCTGCTGTACGACCTCACCGAGGACGCGGAACGAACCGGATTCGAGCGCCTCAAATCGAACGCCTCGACGTTCGCGGATTCGTACGCGACTCGTCTCGAACCGCTCGCAACGCGGGCGTCGAACGAGACTGGCCGGGAGATGACCATCCGCGACCCTGTCGCGCAGTTCGACAAACTGAACGAGGGGACCACTGGACTGGTCGAACTGTCCGTGACGTGGACGAACGTCGCGTCCAGCACTGACGAAACCCTCGTTCTCGCCGAACCGTTCGACGAGGGGTTCGACCCTGACCGGGCGTTCGTCGTCCGCGCGCCCGACGGGTACCAAGTCGCGTCTGTCGCACCGAATCCGGACGTGAAGTCATCGTCTGTCGTCGCGTGGAACACGAGTGGTCCCCTCGATGGACTTTCCGTGTCGTTCGAATCCACCGACTCGACCGACGACCAGTCGAGCGACGTATCCACGTCATCGACCGACATGCCCGTCGGCCCTGAACCGGTGATTGCACTTCTCACCGTGGCCGTCGTGCTCGGTATTCTGGGCCGTCGGCGCGACTGA
- a CDS encoding SOUL family heme-binding protein, producing the protein MKRRTKFVLAGLGLALGATALSRATRSTDTETVPYTVVESVDDVEIRHYPTTVTVETTARNTGVAFQRLFRYISGANQRREEVSMTAPVATELVGPESGTKIPMTAPVATDRTDSGVQMAFFLPSSYEYDSAPRPTDPDVELVEHPARTLAVRQFSWYATGRRTRREVDSLLDTLAETGIAVVGKPFLMQYDPPSTLPFFRTNEVAVEVQRRERGQETA; encoded by the coding sequence ATGAAGCGCCGTACAAAATTCGTCCTCGCCGGCCTCGGCCTCGCACTCGGGGCTACAGCGCTCTCACGGGCCACTCGTTCGACGGACACCGAGACGGTTCCGTACACCGTGGTGGAGTCTGTCGACGACGTGGAGATTCGTCACTATCCGACGACGGTGACCGTCGAGACGACGGCACGGAACACCGGCGTCGCGTTTCAGCGACTCTTCCGCTACATCTCCGGGGCGAATCAACGCCGGGAGGAAGTCTCGATGACGGCACCGGTGGCGACTGAACTGGTTGGCCCAGAATCCGGAACGAAGATTCCGATGACGGCCCCCGTCGCCACTGACAGAACCGACTCGGGCGTGCAGATGGCGTTTTTCCTCCCGTCGTCGTACGAGTACGATTCCGCGCCGCGTCCGACTGACCCCGACGTGGAACTCGTCGAACACCCCGCGCGAACGCTCGCAGTCCGGCAATTCTCGTGGTACGCGACTGGTCGGCGAACCCGACGAGAGGTGGACTCGCTCCTGGACACACTCGCTGAAACCGGCATTGCTGTCGTCGGGAAACCGTTCCTCATGCAGTACGACCCACCGTCGACGCTGCCGTTCTTCCGAACCAACGAAGTCGCCGTCGAGGTTCAGCGCCGGGAGCGAGGACAGGAGACAGCGTAG
- a CDS encoding MFS transporter produces MSIVTAVRRGDWETLFGYAFFVALLTGGYYYNVTFVQLGLLDLGTRLVGLSETAVSGWMATLALVTLVTAVAFGVTMDRRGWSSSLHAKLRILLGVVVVQVVLTSVAPFVRTAPQFGAWIVLASLSMGVGFPATFALTIDFVAVPDRGAVAAAATALTYFLANVYPLDWHIESFSRVVVAAMVPGVVLLAVLVFRPPPFLERLARQHEQFGVGRFCREGPVSIREAAFLVPLVLMFGVFFVDSLGFLRILDTPSLVLASWQSPEFSMHLLLAVVHVVGAVMAGVLYTTFDRRVLFLATFGLFSFTHLLYTFDIRIAMWFPALATGPSSPLNPAFYALAVSFYTTLNFALWPDLSTPETIGTHSAVGIGLAGFLSTFLSTALALYFQSTSVTLLDHLNLVNALALLLFVGLAVGIYVRRMHSLWTEGHRGEPN; encoded by the coding sequence ATGAGTATCGTGACTGCCGTCAGGCGAGGCGATTGGGAGACCCTCTTCGGGTACGCCTTCTTCGTCGCGCTTCTCACCGGCGGATACTACTACAACGTCACGTTCGTCCAACTCGGCCTGTTGGACCTCGGAACCCGTCTCGTCGGGTTGTCAGAGACGGCAGTCTCGGGATGGATGGCGACGCTCGCACTCGTGACGCTCGTCACTGCCGTCGCCTTCGGTGTCACGATGGACCGACGCGGGTGGTCGTCGTCGTTGCACGCCAAACTCAGAATCCTGCTCGGTGTCGTCGTCGTTCAGGTCGTGCTCACGTCCGTCGCGCCGTTCGTCCGGACTGCCCCGCAGTTCGGCGCGTGGATTGTCCTCGCGTCGCTCTCGATGGGCGTCGGTTTTCCGGCGACGTTCGCGCTGACCATCGACTTCGTCGCGGTCCCTGACCGAGGGGCGGTTGCGGCGGCGGCGACGGCCCTGACGTACTTCCTCGCGAACGTCTATCCACTCGATTGGCACATCGAGTCGTTCAGTCGAGTCGTCGTCGCGGCGATGGTTCCCGGTGTCGTCCTCCTCGCCGTCCTCGTGTTCAGACCACCACCGTTTCTCGAACGACTCGCGCGCCAGCACGAACAGTTCGGCGTCGGCCGATTCTGTCGTGAGGGTCCGGTATCGATACGCGAGGCGGCGTTTCTCGTCCCCCTCGTGTTGATGTTCGGCGTCTTCTTCGTCGACAGTCTCGGATTCCTCCGAATCCTCGACACGCCGTCGCTGGTTCTCGCCTCGTGGCAGTCTCCAGAATTTTCGATGCACCTGCTCTTGGCAGTGGTCCACGTCGTCGGCGCGGTGATGGCGGGCGTCCTCTACACGACGTTCGACCGCCGAGTGCTATTTCTCGCCACGTTCGGCCTGTTCTCGTTCACGCACCTGTTGTACACGTTCGACATTCGCATCGCGATGTGGTTCCCGGCGCTCGCTACCGGGCCGAGTTCGCCGCTCAACCCAGCGTTCTACGCACTCGCGGTCAGTTTCTACACGACACTCAACTTCGCGCTCTGGCCCGACCTCTCGACGCCAGAGACGATTGGCACTCACTCGGCGGTCGGTATCGGTCTGGCCGGGTTCCTCTCGACGTTCCTGAGTACCGCACTCGCGCTCTACTTTCAGAGTACGTCGGTGACGTTACTCGACCACCTGAACCTCGTGAACGCACTCGCATTGCTACTGTTCGTCGGCCTCGCAGTCGGTATCTACGTCAGGCGAATGCACTCACTCTGGACGGAGGGACATCGTGGCGAACCCAATTGA
- a CDS encoding polymer-forming cytoskeletal protein, with product MANPIELIPLLVVVLLLVGVQGGTVESMEIITDGTHSVGEIPDVYVVGGGTVTIPANTTVSGDVYVIGGTADVQGTIDGDVTQLSGNLTFASSAVVAGDVQYIAGALDIADGATLESFTTAETLAAQSSSPASSLAFKVAQTLGLALAAALLVRRFEFAFATVGRAVTAHPVVSGVVGLLVATTTLALVVFMAMTIILIPVSVLGVGVGGLTVAYGYLVYGYLVGRRVPVDRPDVSTAVGVVLFAVVLELLGTLPLVGSAVQLGLLVVSLGAILVTYFGLREFEPVSLLT from the coding sequence GTGGCGAACCCAATTGAACTGATTCCACTCCTCGTCGTGGTGCTTCTCCTCGTCGGGGTACAAGGCGGGACGGTCGAATCGATGGAGATTATCACCGACGGAACGCACTCTGTCGGCGAGATTCCCGACGTGTACGTGGTTGGCGGCGGAACGGTGACGATACCGGCGAATACCACGGTGTCGGGAGACGTGTACGTCATCGGCGGGACTGCCGACGTACAGGGTACAATCGACGGCGACGTGACACAGTTGAGTGGAAATCTGACGTTCGCCTCGTCTGCCGTCGTCGCCGGTGACGTGCAGTACATCGCCGGAGCGCTCGATATCGCAGACGGGGCGACGCTCGAATCGTTCACCACCGCCGAGACGCTGGCAGCGCAATCGTCGTCGCCCGCGAGCAGTCTGGCATTCAAAGTGGCGCAGACGCTCGGACTCGCACTCGCGGCGGCGCTTCTCGTTCGACGGTTCGAGTTCGCTTTCGCCACCGTCGGACGAGCAGTCACCGCCCACCCAGTCGTGAGCGGCGTCGTCGGCCTCCTCGTCGCCACGACGACGCTCGCACTCGTCGTGTTCATGGCGATGACGATTATCCTCATTCCGGTGAGTGTCCTGGGAGTCGGCGTTGGTGGCCTGACAGTCGCCTACGGCTACCTCGTCTACGGCTACCTCGTCGGCCGACGAGTCCCCGTCGACCGACCGGACGTTTCTACGGCCGTTGGAGTCGTCCTGTTCGCCGTCGTCCTCGAACTCCTCGGCACACTCCCACTCGTCGGGAGCGCCGTACAACTCGGCCTCCTCGTGGTCAGTCTCGGTGCGATACTCGTGACGTATTTCGGCCTTCGAGAGTTCGAACCGGTATCGTTGCTCACGTGA
- a CDS encoding sensor histidine kinase produces the protein MEWQHTLYAYPMVFAAVVAAILTGYAIEYTRRNGRNPIAVSFAALTATVTFWTALTTVKLLVLDPAAKLLAYKFLHVGAALAPPTFLVFALAYTDRHEWLDRRIVSSLYVVPVVFLAVLFSNPRDLGYTGVEIATTDGVATLSVIDGPVSVFGLVYGFVVLFVALGILTQYALELDRTFRTQSGLLLVGMAVPTVVAIFELTDTPPFGGGVNLIPASLAVPAVTFGLAASQFKLLDILPLAHATIGEHVTDGLVVLDTDEVVVHTNDHVADLLGTDESLVGTHASAAIPRYDELGGGRTSVDVLVDGNRYVEVTRIPLEQPSGLVGWVLSIRDVSLRKQHELSLESRNDELEVLNRIVRHDIRNDMQLVTSYIELVMDRESLASESRTYLETAHRRAQHTVELTDLLGQLIRASNDDERRYPVDAGAVLTSAVESVRDGYPNANISVDDAPTAIVLANDLLDSVFVNILKNAVVHSDLDEPTIDISVVVDDETVCVDFADDGPGIPDDRKPDVFEKDTKGLESPGTGTGLYLVETIVSNFSGTVSIADNDPRGTSFSVELPLAEPAVTSEA, from the coding sequence ATGGAGTGGCAACACACGCTCTACGCCTACCCGATGGTCTTCGCGGCAGTCGTCGCCGCCATCCTCACAGGATACGCCATCGAGTACACCCGTCGAAACGGTCGAAATCCCATCGCCGTGTCGTTCGCGGCGTTGACCGCGACGGTCACCTTCTGGACGGCACTGACGACGGTGAAACTCCTCGTACTCGACCCGGCGGCGAAACTGCTCGCCTACAAGTTCCTTCACGTCGGTGCGGCGCTGGCACCACCGACCTTCCTCGTCTTCGCACTCGCGTACACCGACCGTCACGAGTGGCTCGACCGCAGAATTGTCTCGTCCCTGTACGTGGTTCCGGTCGTGTTCCTCGCCGTGTTGTTCAGCAACCCCCGAGACTTGGGCTACACCGGGGTAGAAATCGCCACCACGGACGGCGTGGCTACCCTGTCGGTTATCGACGGCCCGGTGAGCGTGTTCGGACTCGTCTACGGATTCGTCGTTCTCTTCGTCGCGCTCGGCATCCTGACGCAGTACGCACTGGAGTTAGACCGCACGTTCAGGACGCAATCTGGACTCCTTCTCGTGGGGATGGCCGTGCCGACTGTCGTCGCCATCTTCGAACTCACAGACACACCGCCATTCGGTGGCGGGGTGAACCTGATTCCAGCGTCGTTGGCGGTTCCAGCGGTCACCTTCGGTCTCGCCGCCTCCCAGTTCAAACTCCTCGACATCCTCCCTCTCGCCCACGCGACTATCGGTGAACACGTGACCGATGGCCTCGTCGTCCTCGACACTGACGAAGTCGTCGTCCACACGAACGACCACGTGGCGGACCTCCTCGGCACTGACGAGTCACTCGTGGGGACACACGCGAGTGCGGCCATCCCGCGGTACGACGAACTCGGAGGCGGACGGACCTCAGTCGATGTGCTCGTCGACGGGAATCGCTACGTCGAAGTGACGCGCATCCCGCTCGAACAACCGAGTGGTCTCGTCGGATGGGTACTGTCGATTCGGGACGTGTCCCTGCGAAAGCAGCACGAACTGTCGCTCGAGTCCAGAAACGACGAACTCGAAGTTCTCAATCGAATCGTCCGCCACGACATCCGAAACGACATGCAACTCGTCACGTCGTACATCGAACTCGTGATGGACCGAGAATCACTCGCCTCCGAGAGTCGAACCTATCTGGAGACTGCGCACAGACGGGCGCAACACACGGTCGAACTGACCGACCTCTTGGGGCAGTTGATACGAGCGTCCAACGACGACGAACGGCGCTACCCCGTCGACGCGGGCGCCGTTCTCACGAGCGCCGTCGAGAGCGTCCGGGACGGCTACCCGAACGCGAATATCTCCGTCGACGACGCTCCGACTGCGATAGTCCTCGCCAACGACCTGCTCGATTCGGTCTTCGTGAACATCCTGAAGAACGCAGTCGTCCACAGCGACCTGGACGAACCGACTATCGACATCTCTGTCGTAGTCGACGACGAGACAGTCTGTGTCGACTTCGCCGACGACGGACCGGGTATCCCCGACGACCGAAAGCCAGACGTATTCGAAAAAGACACCAAAGGCCTCGAAAGCCCCGGAACCGGAACCGGACTCTATCTGGTCGAAACCATCGTCTCGAACTTCTCCGGCACCGTCTCGATAGCAGATAACGACCCGCGTGGGACGTCGTTCTCCGTCGAATTACCACTCGCAGAACCTGCTGTCACCTCGGAAGCGTAA